A stretch of Phycisphaerae bacterium DNA encodes these proteins:
- a CDS encoding ABC-F family ATP-binding cassette domain-containing protein, protein MPIVTLKNIHISFESQVIFDRLDLKIYPAEKIGLVGSNGCGKTTLLKLILGIMQADAGDVHQRKGLRIGYLPQEPVFNGHKTVFEELHDSAQEILDLQKRMHDAAEALSLLSGDELHSAMQQYERLSSEFEIAGGYRYETRIKEIAAGLGLQEKHYSLKTTQLSGGQLSRLGLAKVLLADANLLLLDEPTNHLDWDATLWLEKFLRNYGGAALIVSHDRFMLDRLVCKIVEIRDHRADVFPGNYSTYRQEKEKRNIELTRQYEERLEFVEKTRDFIVRNINRKGTKNVAQGRQTRLNSLLKANPDFLEKPKHTRELSFKFAEVENRGKRVDAAVICKNLTKSFGSLTLFENLSFELFTGQRTGVIGPNGMGKTTLLKLALGQIEPTAGTIAIKKSLSIGYLDQAGAELNPENTVLEEASSVIPTILPEQMRRRLGAFLFVKDDVFKKVSDLSGGERNRLALCKLVLSEPELLILDEPTNHLDIPSIEALENALADYTGTIITISHDRFFLDRIARRLIVLGADELGKTTPGRFEFIDGSFSRYAELLEQRSEQAAEQQAAKPKKSRPDKPKKTTPPELKQFNGWKVEKIEQAIEETEAKIKELHESFGNEKVYKDYKLLAQVQSQAKEKEQYLELLYRVYELRTSKI, encoded by the coding sequence ATGCCAATAGTAACTTTAAAAAATATACATATATCATTCGAGTCGCAGGTGATTTTCGACCGGCTCGATTTGAAGATATACCCCGCCGAGAAAATCGGACTTGTCGGGAGCAACGGGTGCGGAAAAACCACGCTGCTGAAATTAATTCTTGGAATAATGCAGGCAGATGCCGGAGATGTCCACCAAAGAAAGGGTCTGCGAATCGGATACCTGCCGCAGGAGCCGGTGTTTAACGGCCATAAAACCGTTTTCGAAGAATTACACGACAGCGCACAGGAAATACTTGACCTGCAAAAAAGAATGCACGATGCAGCCGAGGCATTAAGCCTGCTTTCAGGCGATGAATTGCATTCCGCAATGCAGCAATATGAACGGCTCAGCAGCGAATTTGAAATTGCAGGCGGCTACAGGTATGAAACGAGAATAAAGGAAATCGCCGCCGGCCTGGGGCTTCAGGAAAAACATTATTCATTAAAAACAACGCAGCTTAGCGGAGGACAATTGTCCCGGCTGGGACTGGCGAAGGTTCTGCTGGCGGACGCCAACCTGCTGCTGCTCGATGAGCCGACAAACCATCTCGACTGGGATGCAACATTGTGGCTTGAAAAATTCTTGAGAAACTACGGCGGTGCTGCGCTGATTGTCAGCCACGACAGATTTATGCTCGACAGGCTGGTCTGTAAAATCGTGGAAATCAGGGACCACAGGGCAGATGTTTTTCCGGGCAATTACAGCACTTACAGGCAGGAAAAGGAGAAGCGGAACATTGAACTGACTCGTCAGTACGAAGAGCGTCTGGAGTTTGTCGAAAAAACCCGCGACTTTATTGTACGCAACATAAACCGCAAGGGAACCAAAAATGTCGCGCAAGGCAGGCAAACGCGGCTCAATAGCCTTCTCAAGGCCAATCCTGACTTTCTCGAAAAACCAAAACACACGAGGGAGCTTAGTTTTAAATTTGCCGAGGTGGAAAACCGGGGCAAGCGAGTCGATGCTGCGGTAATCTGTAAAAATCTTACAAAGAGTTTTGGCAGCCTGACGCTGTTTGAAAATTTAAGTTTCGAGCTTTTCACCGGCCAGCGGACAGGCGTCATCGGCCCCAACGGTATGGGCAAAACAACGCTGCTGAAACTTGCCCTCGGACAAATAGAGCCGACAGCAGGAACAATCGCGATTAAAAAGTCCCTTTCCATCGGTTATCTTGACCAGGCGGGAGCGGAACTGAATCCGGAAAATACCGTGCTTGAAGAGGCCTCTTCGGTCATTCCGACAATTCTGCCCGAACAGATGCGCAGGCGTCTCGGGGCGTTTTTGTTCGTCAAAGACGATGTGTTTAAGAAGGTCTCTGACCTTAGCGGCGGAGAGCGAAATCGGCTGGCGCTTTGCAAACTGGTTTTGTCAGAACCCGAACTTCTTATCCTCGATGAGCCGACAAACCACCTTGATATTCCGAGCATCGAGGCGCTCGAAAATGCACTTGCCGATTACACCGGGACTATCATCACAATAAGTCACGACAGGTTTTTTCTCGACAGAATAGCCAGGCGGCTTATTGTGCTCGGGGCAGATGAACTTGGCAAAACGACACCGGGCAGATTTGAATTTATAGACGGCTCATTTAGCCGATATGCCGAACTTTTGGAGCAACGGTCTGAACAGGCAGCAGAACAGCAGGCTGCAAAGCCGAAAAAGTCAAGACCGGATAAACCGAAAAAGACTACTCCGCCGGAACTGAAACAATTTAACGGCTGGAAAGTGGAAAAAATTGAGCAGGCAATTGAGGAGACCGAGGCAAAGATTAAAGAACTGCACGAAAGTTTCGGTAATGAAAAAGTCTATAAAGATTATAAACTGCTCGCACAGGTGCAATCGCAGGCCAAAGAAAAAGAGCAATATCTCGAACTGCTTTATAGAGTGTATGAGCTGAGAACAAGTAAGATTTAA